The Candidatus Roseilinea sp. genome segment TGTGCCCCACAGGAAACCAGGAGGAAAGGAATGTGTGCTCATGATGTGCAATGGAGCGTAAGCGTTGGAGATGAGAGATTACCGATCGGCAATTTGAACGAGTTGGTCGGCGGTGAAGGCGAAGGCGCGCCCGAAACCACCGATGAACCGCCCGCTTGTCGGCGTGATGCGGAACAGGTCGAAATCGGGTAAGCCGAACATGATCTCGCTGGACGGCAGACGCGCTAGGAAGCGCGCCTTGGACTGCGCATAGTCTTCGCTCGCTTTTTCAATCTTGACGGCGTTCCCTTGCAGCGTCACGCGCGCCAGCGACATGACCTCGGCGCGGCC includes the following:
- a CDS encoding pyridoxamine 5'-phosphate oxidase, whose product is MNALTEVRDFILARRLATLAVCDHDEPFTAMTSYVPEPGVTGLLIHLSDLAPHKRMLLANPKCSLLIAEADDGRAEVMSLARVTLQGNAVKIEKASEDYAQSKARFLARLPSSEIMFGLPDFDLFRITPTSGRFIGGFGRAFAFTADQLVQIADR